CTTGATTAAGTTTAATAGCAGGACGTCCAACTTCGCAGCTTGCTAAAATTAGAGGAATAGAAATAAACGCCGGTGTTAATGCAATCCCTAATTTAAATTTACGGTTTTTTTGTTTTTTATTCATATTATAGAATTATACCTAATTTTTTGTTGTTCACATGAAGCTACTTTTAAAGGTTTTCTTATTTTTTTATTAAATATGCAGAAAAAAAATCATTATCATAAAAAATTTAAGTATGTGAATCGGAAAACAAATTGATATAAAAGATTGTGGAATTTATGTGTTACAGGCCTTTTTCAAAAAATACTATGAAAAAACATGCGATATAAATTATTTAAAAGTTAATGCGAGATACAATGAAAATGGAATTTCATTATTTTCGTTTAAAGAATTAGGTCAAAAAATCGGACTTAAGGTAGACATTTTAGAAGGTGATTTTTGTTCATTACTTAAACTTAAAATGAATGAAGAATACGCCACTATTCTAAATTTAGAACAAGGGCAACATTATGTCATAATTGAGAATAAATCTAAAAAAGGATTTTGGATTAATGATTCAGTTAAGGGTAGATATTTCTTAGAAAATAATGAATTTGAGCAATACTATAATAATTTTATTATCATAATAAAAAGAAATGAAGATGATAGTTTATTTCAAAAAAAATTAATACCCAAACAAAGCTATTCATTACCAATCAAATATGAATATCAAAAATGAATTACTATTTTTTTACTATCAATATTAATTCAAATATTGGCCTTTATTGGAAGTTTTTATTCAAAATACATTTTCGAAGCTCTTTTTAGTGGAAAACAACAAAATAAATTTTTAATAATATTTATTATTTTTATTTGAATTCTAGTATTGCGGTTTCTACTAAGTTGAATGAATAGCATTATGAAATTCAGAATTAGTTCAACTTATGAAAAAAATATTTATGATAAATTACATCAACATATTAGTAAAGCATCACAAATACAACTAGATAAAATAAATCAAAACGAATTTTTATCCACCATTAATTTAATTCCGCAAATCGCGCAGTATAAAACAAATCTAATTATCTTTTCGCTAAACAATATTATTATTTTTGTATCATCAAGTATTATATTAGGAATTTTAAATCGAGTAATTTTATACATTTCACTTACATATTGTTTAATTACTTTTTTCATATCATTATTTTGCTTTCAAAAAATAAAAAATAATTACAGTAAATTATTAGTAAACAAAATTCAACAAATTCAAAATCTTAATAATGTGTTTCTTAACTGAAATAATCGAAATAATGAAAAATATATATTATGAAAATATCAAGAATTTAGAAAAATACTTAACAATTCCCAAGAACTGCAGTTATTAATTTTTAAAATTGATACAAATATTAATATTTTCAATGACTTTTTATTTAGTTTAATTCAAATGTTCATTCTTTACTATGGTGCCACACTGTTTATTAAACAAAGCATTAGCATAGCCAATTTATCATTAATATCAACAATATTTACTTTGCTTAACTCTCCAACTAAAAATATGTCAAATCTAATAAGTGGTGTTTCAATTAATAAAATTGGAATTCTAAAATTAAATTTTTTACTTGGTCTAAATTTGGAAATGAGAAACTTAGAAAATAAAGTTAGCTATTCAGAAATCAAAAATATTAAGTTTGAAAATTTATATTTTAGTTATGGGACTATTCCTATATTTGAAAATTGAAATTATGAAATTACTAACCATACTCATCTTATTGGTAGCAATGGATCGGGGAAATCAACATTACTAAAAATTCTTTGACAATTGTATGTTCCGGATTCTGGTGAAATAATGATAAATGGACTTAGCACCAAAAATATAAATATCAATCAATTAAGAAATGATATTTATTTAAATAATAATCTCGAATATTTTGATAATGATAATTTGTTAAATATAATCACCCAAAACGATGAAAATAAAGTAAAAATTTTTATTGAATCATATAAAAAATATAATCTTGAAGAAATATTTAGATTTTTTAAATTACATCTCGGATATAAAGTTGAAAACTATGGAACAAATTTGTCAAGTGGCCAAAGACAATTTATTTCAATTATGCGACTATTTTGTAATAAATATAAAATTATTTGCTTAGATGAAATATTTGAAAACTTTTCAGAAGAACATTTTTTAAAAATTAGCGATAAATTAAGACAATTTCAAAATAATTGTATATTTATAGAAATTAGCCATGTCAATCGATTTGTAATCAAAAACCTTTATAATAAATTAATTTTTTAGTAAAAAGATTTTCCTAATTTTTACAAATAAAAAAATATTATTTATAATATACAAATATGAATAAATTGATGTTTAAAAATAGGAGTTTTTACCGGTTCAATTTTCTTGAAGAATTTACTAAGATTTTAGAAGAAGCTAAACTCGAATTTTTATCCAAAAAAGATTTGCATGTAGACGTACTTTTTGTCACTCGATGAAAAATGAAAAAACTAAATAATCTATATCGACAAAAGAATTATACAACTGACATTTTAAGTTTTCCGTTTAATGAAAATAATGAATTAGATTTCTTAGAAGAAAAAGAATTGGGACAAATTATTATCTCCCCCTGAAAAATAAAAAAACAAGCCAAAAAATTCAATCACAGTTTAAAAAGAGAATTCTGCTATATATTTGCCCATGGTATTGCACACCTCTTTGGCTTCGATCATATAACTGAAGAAGAGGCAAAGATAATGAATTCACATGTTGATAGAATCATGGAAAAATTAAAAATAAATAGAATAAATAATAAAAGCGAGGAATAATTATGAAGAAAGTTTGTATTGTATCTTTAATTGGAAGACCAAATGTGGGTAAGAGCACTATTTTAAATACATTGCTCAACTATGATCTCTCAATTGTTAGCAAAATAGCACAAACAACAAGAGATCAAATTCGTGGAATATATAATGATGATGATTATCAATTAATCTTTATTGACACACCAGGAATTCACAAAGCAGAACATTTAATATCAGAAAAATTAAATAGTAAATCATATGCTAGTTTTAATGAAGCTGATTTACTACTATTTGTTACTCCGGCCAACGAAGAAATTGGAAAGGGTGACAAATTCATTATTGATAAAATAAATAATGAAAAAATCACAAATAAAATTGCCATTATATCAAAAATTGACTTAGAAAATAATATGGAAAAATTAGGTCAAAAAGCTATGCAACTTAAAGACTTAGGGTTTAATAAAATACTTGGAGTTGGTAAAACATACACCAACACTTATAATGATTTGATTAACGAAATTAAAAAATTTGCATATGACTCAGAGCCTTTGTATGATGAAGATCAATTAAGTGATTCATCACTTCGTTTTATGGCAAAAGAAATTATTCGTGAAAGTGCTATTAAAAATTTATATGAAGAACTGCCACACTCAATAGCTGTAGAAATTGATGAATTCAGAGAACCAAAAAATGAAAATGGTACATGTGTGATTAACGCCACCATTTATGTTAAAAAAGAATCACAAAAAGCAATCGTTGTTGGTAAGGGTGGATCACTTATCAAAAAAATATCAATGATTTCTAGAAAGAAAATGGAAGAACTTTTCGGCAACAAAATATATTTAGCAATACGAGTTAAATTAAATGAGAATTGGGTTGATAATGAAAATAAAATTACTAAATTAGGCTATTAATGAAAAAATATTCAGCAATAAATCATAAACTTAAAATAATATTGATTTCTATTTTATCAGTTATTATGTTTGTGATTTTTGTATCAATCTTATCAATTAAAGTTTTATCGCCTTTTAAAGTAAGTATCTACAATTATGAATCGTATCTAAATACTAAAACTATTACAAGCCTAAAACAAAAATATTCATACCATGCCTTTACCAATTTAGATGAACTAACAAGAGCAATTAATAATAAAAAAGCAGTTGCTGGAGTTGGCAGTGATTATCAAATAGCTCAATTAATAGTGGAAAAAAAATTAAGAAAAATTAATTTTTCAAAAGTCTTTGGGATAAATTTCAAAAACGATGAAGAAGTATTAGCTCGCTATCCACAAATTTTAAAAAATAATTTTAATATTTTCAACGATTGAATCATTGCGGAAATTAAGAAAAAAAATCCGGATAATATTATTCAAGAAAATTGGGATAAAATTTCATATTCAAGTTTTATACCTTTCATTTATTACAATGAAAAAAATGAAATAATTGGCTTTGAAATCGATGGAAAACCCGGGATTGACAATTATTTTCAATTTCTAATTCCTTATTTTATTTTGGATAAAATGATTGTTTATAACATTGACAAAGAAAAAAATGAAACTACTGATAGGACAAATGTCAAAGAAGGAGTTTCTTTTGACGATGTAAATAATCAAAGGACTTGATTTGATATTCTAAAAACTCTAACAAGTAAATATAAAACTCCGAGAGTTTATTGAACAAATTGATTTCAAGATAATGCGATGTTAGGTCAATTCTATGCCTATGAAAATGGCGACCTATCACAAAAAAATGGTGAATTGTGAAAAGATCTAGATAAAGATAATTATAAATATATTATGAACTCATTTTTAGACCTAGTTAAAAATGGAACAGGCCACAGTATAAAAAATTCTAATTACAATAAATTAGTAACTGATGGTCAAGAACTAGTGAGCACAATTATTGAACCAAAAAATGGAAAAGCTGATATTTCAATTATGTACAATGGTGATGCTCTTGACGCCTATTATGGCGAAGATAATTTTGAAAGATTAGGACCAAATCCACACGTTTCATTTATCAGACCACAAAATTCATACATGAACATTGACGCCTGAATTGTATCGCGCGACACTGATGATAATGAATTAGATGCCTTACTTGAAACATTAAATGAAATATTATTCAAAAATGCTGTGAGCACACAAGATGAAATAACACAGTTATATTTAGAAGAAGTTTATTCATTAATTAGTGAAAAAAAAGAAGATAGTCAAAACTATATAACTCAAAATTTATTTAAAGATAATGAAATGAAAATTGCAAAAAATGCTTCAGAAATTAGTGAAGAATTTTATAAAAAATATTATGACGAATTCAAGGAAGCATTTGCTAGTCAAAATTTACCATTTATTGAAAATTTTGATGTTATAAACTATACACCAGCTTATGAATACACAAATGCTTTTTTAAAGGAATGATATTTTCTTGATGAAAATAAAAAACCAAATTTAGAAGCAATTAAAATATTTAATGCTGGGCAAGACCCAGATACTAGTTATCGAACTTATCAACCAATTCATTTGGGATTAAGAACTAACATTATAGATTATTATTATGAAACAACAAAATCGTAGTTGTAGACAGGATTACACATGGAAAGTAAAATGAAAAAAAATAACAATTCTCAAGATATTCCCATCATTGAGCTTGTTAATATTGTAAAAGAATATGATGAAAAAACAGTTTTAGACAATGTTAATTTATCGATTAATAAAGGGGAATTTATTACCTTGTTAGGGCCTTCAGGTTCTGGAAAAACCACTATTTTAAGAATTATTGGTGGATTTGAATGAGTAACCAGAGGTGAAGTTAAATTTGATGGAAAAGATATTAAAGACTTAAGCCCACACAAAAGAGATGTTTCAACAATTTTTCAGGATTATGCACTTTTTCCGCATTTAAATGTTGAAAACAATATTAAATATGGTTTAAGATTGAAAAGAATTCCACGGGAAAATATTCCTAAATCATTTTCTAATAAATTAAAATTACAACAAAAGAAATGAGCTAAAAAAGCTCAAACCGAGATGAAAAACCTTGATAAAACTATGGAACAATATGAAGGTTTTCTTGAGAGCAATAAATTATCTGATAAAAAGAAAGATAAATATCAATCATGAATCGATGATATGGACTTCAAATATTCATATTGAGAAAATTTTGTTGATCTAAAAACTGAATCATTTGAAAAAAGGTATCTAACAAGACCAATCACTAATGAAGAGATGGATAAAGAAGTTAAACAAATTATGAAACTTGTAGGTCTTGAAGGAAATGAAAAGAAAAATGTTAATTTCTTGTCAGGTGGTATGAAACAAAGAGTAGCACTAGCTAGATCATTAGTTATTGAACCTAAAATTCTTTTATTAGATGAACCATTGAGTGCTCTTGATGCTAAAATTAGAGAAAAAATGCAAAGCTTATTACGAGATATTCAAAGAAAGCTAAAACTTACCTTTATTTTTGTAACTCACGATCGGAATGAAGCATTGGAGTTGA
The sequence above is a segment of the [Mycoplasma] phocae genome. Coding sequences within it:
- a CDS encoding Mbov_0121 family peptidase domain-containing ABC transporter; translation: MWIGKQIDIKDCGIYVLQAFFKKYYEKTCDINYLKVNARYNENGISLFSFKELGQKIGLKVDILEGDFCSLLKLKMNEEYATILNLEQGQHYVIIENKSKKGFWINDSVKGRYFLENNEFEQYYNNFIIIIKRNEDDSLFQKKLIPKQSYSLPIKYEYQKWITIFLLSILIQILAFIGSFYSKYIFEALFSGKQQNKFLIIFIIFIWILVLRFLLSWMNSIMKFRISSTYEKNIYDKLHQHISKASQIQLDKINQNEFLSTINLIPQIAQYKTNLIIFSLNNIIIFVSSSIILGILNRVILYISLTYCLITFFISLFCFQKIKNNYSKLLVNKIQQIQNLNNVFLNWNNRNNEKYILWKYQEFRKILNNSQELQLLIFKIDTNINIFNDFLFSLIQMFILYYGATLFIKQSISIANLSLISTIFTLLNSPTKNMSNLISGVSINKIGILKLNFLLGLNLEMRNLENKVSYSEIKNIKFENLYFSYGTIPIFENWNYEITNHTHLIGSNGSGKSTLLKILWQLYVPDSGEIMINGLSTKNININQLRNDIYLNNNLEYFDNDNLLNIITQNDENKVKIFIESYKKYNLEEIFRFFKLHLGYKVENYGTNLSSGQRQFISIMRLFCNKYKIICLDEIFENFSEEHFLKISDKLRQFQNNCIFIEISHVNRFVIKNLYNKLIF
- the ybeY gene encoding rRNA maturation RNase YbeY, with product MNKLMFKNRSFYRFNFLEEFTKILEEAKLEFLSKKDLHVDVLFVTRWKMKKLNNLYRQKNYTTDILSFPFNENNELDFLEEKELGQIIISPWKIKKQAKKFNHSLKREFCYIFAHGIAHLFGFDHITEEEAKIMNSHVDRIMEKLKINRINNKSEE
- the era gene encoding GTPase Era, whose product is MKKVCIVSLIGRPNVGKSTILNTLLNYDLSIVSKIAQTTRDQIRGIYNDDDYQLIFIDTPGIHKAEHLISEKLNSKSYASFNEADLLLFVTPANEEIGKGDKFIIDKINNEKITNKIAIISKIDLENNMEKLGQKAMQLKDLGFNKILGVGKTYTNTYNDLINEIKKFAYDSEPLYDEDQLSDSSLRFMAKEIIRESAIKNLYEELPHSIAVEIDEFREPKNENGTCVINATIYVKKESQKAIVVGKGGSLIKKISMISRKKMEELFGNKIYLAIRVKLNENWVDNENKITKLGY
- a CDS encoding ABC transporter ATP-binding protein, whose product is MESKMKKNNNSQDIPIIELVNIVKEYDEKTVLDNVNLSINKGEFITLLGPSGSGKTTILRIIGGFEWVTRGEVKFDGKDIKDLSPHKRDVSTIFQDYALFPHLNVENNIKYGLRLKRIPRENIPKSFSNKLKLQQKKWAKKAQTEMKNLDKTMEQYEGFLESNKLSDKKKDKYQSWIDDMDFKYSYWENFVDLKTESFEKRYLTRPITNEEMDKEVKQIMKLVGLEGNEKKNVNFLSGGMKQRVALARSLVIEPKILLLDEPLSALDAKIREKMQSLLRDIQRKLKLTFIFVTHDRNEALELSDRIAVIRDGKVEQFTTPHELYDYPINKWVANFIGNSNFFDGQFLKANKVKFMNKTYETIHDEFQENEDVDVLIRPEDITITRSKNNAKLSGTIVKSTYGGSYYTYEIKVKDKVIVVETSTKHEVDKDVYLNWSVDAIHLMKKDLKLKAEEESDGITDENI